The genome window TTATTTTTCTAGTTTTTTCGCTTTAGTTAGTTGCTATTTTGTTAGCAACCTTTATAGATATCACCTTTTAACTTCTTTGTCAATACTTTTGTCGCTTTTTTTATTTCCATTTTTTCTTGTCGTTTTATAGCGACTTCATAACTATATCATATTTAATACACTAAGTCAATAGGGTTGTTGTTCCATTTTCGTCTTCCACCCCTCAAGAACCTAGTAAGAATAAAATTATGTATATATAATAGCTTCCTTATATCAGATATTATTTTTCTATAATTAGGCTTCCATTTTTTTAGATAATTATTCATTCATTTGTACACTTTCTAATAACTCTTTTAATTCATTAAGATCATTTAAATATATTTCTTTCAAATCTCTTTTATATATTACTGCTGCTGGATGATATAGGGGAAAAATAGTATACTCTCTTTCCTTAATTTTAGAAAGTATTGGCTTTCCATGAATTTGACCTATTGTCATAGAATCGTCATTCAGTACTGTTTTTAGTGGTATATTGCCTAATGTTACAATTATTTTTGGTTCAATTATATCTATTTCTTCAAATAGGTATTCTTTAAATTCTTCTATTTCACTTTTAGTTGGTGTTCTATTTGTTTTTGTGCCCAATCTTTTCCCTTCTTTAGTAGGTCTGAATTTGACTGTATTGGTTATGTAAAGCTTTTCTCTCTCTAATTCAAGAATCGATAAAAATTCATTTAGGTATTTCCCCGCTGAGCCTACAAAGGGTTTTTTTTGCTCCACTTCTCTAGCCCCTGGTGCCTCCCCTACCATCATTATTATACTATCAGCTCTACCATTTCCAAGAACTAATTCTTTCTCGATAAATTTATTT of Proteiniborus sp. DW1 contains these proteins:
- a CDS encoding uracil-DNA glycosylase encodes the protein MKDRRLEQLNLEITNKFIEKELVLGNGRADSIIMMVGEAPGAREVEQKKPFVGSAGKYLNEFLSILELEREKLYITNTVKFRPTKEGKRLGTKTNRTPTKSEIEEFKEYLFEEIDIIEPKIIVTLGNIPLKTVLNDDSMTIGQIHGKPILSKIKEREYTIFPLYHPAAVIYKRDLKEIYLNDLNELKELLESVQMNE